A region of Streptomyces sp. NBC_01267 DNA encodes the following proteins:
- the soxR gene encoding redox-sensitive transcriptional activator SoxR produces the protein MPQIPEKIHELTVGQLSARSGAAVSALHFYETKGLISSRRTSGNQRRYSRDALRRVAFVRAAQRVGIPLATIRKALAELPDERTPTREDWARLSAAWRSELDQRIDQLGRLRDHLTDCIGCGCLSLENCVLSNPDDVVGDRIVGSRLLPGVSAKP, from the coding sequence GTGCCGCAGATTCCAGAGAAGATCCATGAACTCACGGTCGGCCAGCTCTCCGCGCGCAGCGGGGCCGCCGTCTCCGCCCTGCACTTCTACGAGACCAAGGGCCTGATCAGCAGCCGCAGGACGAGCGGCAACCAGCGCCGCTACAGCCGTGACGCGCTGCGCCGGGTCGCCTTCGTACGCGCGGCACAGCGTGTCGGTATCCCGCTCGCCACGATCAGGAAGGCGCTCGCGGAACTGCCCGACGAGCGCACCCCCACCCGTGAGGACTGGGCGCGGCTCTCCGCCGCCTGGCGCTCCGAACTCGACCAGCGCATCGATCAGCTCGGCCGGCTCCGCGACCACCTCACGGACTGCATCGGCTGCGGCTGTCTGTCGCTGGAGAACTGTGTGCTGTCCAACCCGGACGACGTCGTCGGCGACCGGATCGTCGGATCGAGGCTGCTCCCCGGGGTGTCCGCGAAGCCCTGA
- a CDS encoding MaoC family dehydratase encodes MAEPRIFTSAEELRAGVGEQLGQSEWLQIDQKRIDLFADATGDHQWIHVDPVKAADGPFGTTIAHGYLTLSLLPTFVPQILRVEGMKMGINYGTNKVRFPATVPVGSRLRATAVLTDVSEAGGGVQVTAAVTVEREGSEKPVCVAESVSRYYF; translated from the coding sequence ATGGCAGAGCCGAGGATCTTCACATCCGCCGAGGAACTGCGCGCCGGGGTCGGCGAGCAGTTGGGGCAGAGCGAGTGGCTGCAGATCGACCAGAAGCGGATCGACCTCTTCGCCGACGCCACCGGGGACCACCAGTGGATCCACGTGGATCCGGTGAAGGCCGCGGACGGTCCGTTCGGGACGACGATCGCGCACGGGTACCTCACGCTGTCGCTGCTGCCCACCTTCGTTCCGCAGATCCTCCGGGTCGAGGGCATGAAGATGGGCATCAACTACGGCACCAACAAGGTGCGCTTCCCGGCCACCGTGCCGGTCGGTTCACGGCTGCGGGCGACCGCGGTCCTCACCGATGTGTCCGAGGCGGGCGGGGGCGTGCAGGTGACCGCAGCCGTCACGGTCGAGCGCGAGGGCAGCGAGAAGCCGGTGTGCGTGGCGGAGTCGGTGTCCCGCTACTACTTCTGA
- a CDS encoding TetR/AcrR family transcriptional regulator, which produces MSTAEETARGDDQPWAEVGPEAARRLLVAAVEAFAERGYHATTTRDIAGRAGMSPAALYIHYKTKEELLHRISRIGHEKALEILETAADGDGTPSERLAAAVRSFVRWHAGHHMTARVVQYELDALGDEHRTEIVGLRRRSDDAVRRIIDDGVRTGEFDVPYVPGTALAVLSLCIDVARWFNVEGRSTPDEVGVFYADLVLRMVTAPDRARK; this is translated from the coding sequence ATGAGCACGGCGGAGGAGACGGCCCGCGGCGACGATCAGCCGTGGGCCGAGGTCGGTCCCGAAGCTGCCAGGCGGCTGCTCGTCGCCGCTGTCGAGGCCTTCGCCGAACGCGGCTACCACGCGACGACCACACGTGACATCGCGGGCCGGGCCGGGATGAGCCCGGCCGCGCTCTACATCCACTACAAGACCAAGGAAGAGCTGCTCCACCGGATCAGCCGGATCGGCCACGAGAAGGCGCTGGAGATCCTGGAGACGGCGGCGGACGGCGACGGCACCCCCAGCGAGCGGCTAGCCGCGGCCGTCCGCTCCTTCGTCCGGTGGCACGCCGGGCACCACATGACGGCGCGCGTCGTGCAGTACGAGCTCGACGCGCTGGGTGACGAGCACCGCACGGAGATCGTCGGACTGCGCAGGCGCAGCGACGACGCGGTGCGCCGGATCATCGACGACGGGGTGCGGACAGGGGAGTTCGACGTGCCCTACGTCCCCGGCACCGCGCTGGCCGTGCTCTCGCTCTGCATCGATGTGGCGCGCTGGTTCAACGTCGAAGGACGCAGCACGCCCGACGAGGTCGGCGTGTTCTACGCCGACCTCGTCCTGCGCATGGTCACGGCCCCGGACCGGGCCCGGAAGTAG
- a CDS encoding YiaA/YiaB family inner membrane protein, whose protein sequence is MSDTPVKPQNTAAYFGQAVASFGIALAAMALGILNLDVDVWVRAFLGLGLLYLTTSAFTLAKIIRDRQEAGQIVTRVDQARLEKLLAEHDPFQKL, encoded by the coding sequence ATGAGTGACACACCGGTCAAGCCGCAGAACACCGCCGCGTACTTCGGGCAGGCCGTCGCCTCCTTCGGGATCGCGCTGGCCGCGATGGCCCTGGGGATCCTGAACCTGGACGTCGATGTCTGGGTGCGGGCCTTCCTCGGTCTCGGGCTGCTCTATCTCACGACGTCCGCCTTCACCCTCGCCAAGATCATCAGGGACCGGCAGGAGGCCGGGCAGATCGTGACCCGCGTCGACCAGGCCCGGCTGGAGAAGCTGCTGGCCGAGCACGACCCGTTCCAGAAGCTCTGA
- a CDS encoding acyl-CoA dehydrogenase family protein translates to MNLELSEEQSAVQQLAQDFVRREISPYVVEWDRAESVDRSLVRKLGEVGFLGLTVPEEYGGSGGDHLSYCLVTEELGRGDSSVRGIVSVSLGLVAKTVAHWGSEEQKRRWLPGLTSGELIGCFGLTEPGTGSDAGNLTTRAVRAGGDYVVNGSKMFITNGTWADVVLLFARSTDAPGHRGVSAFLVPTDTPGLTRRTVHGKLGLRGQATAELTFEDVRIPAAAMLAPEGKGFSVAMSALAKGRMSVAAGCVGIAQAALDCAVAYATEREQFGRTIAHHQLVQELITDIAVDVDAARLLTWRVADLIDRGEPFATESSKAKLFASEAAVRAANNALQVFGGYGYIDEYPVGKLLRDARVMTLYEGTSQIQKLVIGRALTGVSAF, encoded by the coding sequence ATGAACCTGGAGCTCAGTGAGGAGCAGTCCGCCGTACAGCAGCTCGCCCAGGACTTCGTACGGCGCGAGATCAGCCCGTACGTCGTCGAGTGGGACCGCGCCGAGAGCGTCGACCGCTCCCTGGTGCGCAAGCTCGGCGAGGTGGGCTTCCTCGGGCTGACGGTCCCCGAGGAGTACGGGGGCTCTGGCGGCGACCACCTCTCTTACTGCCTCGTCACCGAGGAACTGGGCCGTGGCGACTCCTCGGTGCGCGGCATCGTCTCGGTCTCGCTGGGGCTGGTGGCCAAGACCGTCGCGCACTGGGGCAGCGAGGAGCAGAAGCGGCGCTGGCTGCCCGGCCTGACCTCCGGCGAACTGATCGGCTGCTTCGGCCTCACCGAGCCGGGCACCGGATCCGACGCCGGGAACCTCACCACGCGGGCCGTCCGGGCCGGCGGCGACTACGTCGTCAACGGCTCCAAGATGTTCATCACCAACGGCACCTGGGCCGATGTGGTGCTCCTCTTCGCACGCTCCACGGACGCCCCGGGCCACCGCGGGGTGTCCGCGTTCCTGGTCCCCACCGACACTCCGGGACTCACCCGCCGCACCGTCCACGGCAAGCTCGGGCTGCGCGGCCAGGCCACCGCCGAGCTGACCTTCGAGGACGTACGGATCCCGGCCGCCGCGATGCTGGCCCCCGAGGGCAAGGGCTTCTCGGTCGCGATGTCCGCGCTGGCGAAGGGGCGGATGTCGGTGGCCGCGGGCTGTGTGGGCATCGCGCAGGCGGCGCTCGACTGCGCGGTGGCGTACGCGACCGAACGCGAGCAGTTCGGCAGGACCATCGCCCACCACCAACTCGTCCAGGAGCTGATCACCGACATCGCGGTGGATGTGGACGCCGCCCGACTGCTGACCTGGCGGGTCGCCGATCTGATCGACCGGGGGGAGCCGTTCGCCACCGAGTCGTCCAAGGCGAAACTCTTCGCTTCGGAGGCCGCCGTACGGGCCGCGAACAACGCCCTCCAGGTCTTCGGCGGTTACGGCTACATCGACGAGTACCCGGTGGGCAAGCTGCTGCGCGACGCCCGGGTGATGACGCTGTACGAGGGCACCAGTCAGATCCAGAAGCTCGTCATCGGCCGTGCGCTGACCGGGGTTTCCGCGTTCTGA
- a CDS encoding TetR/AcrR family transcriptional regulator: MARPRKPLLSRERIVATASALVDSEGLGAVSTRRLAAELGVSGPSLYNHFRTKDEILEAVADALSAQIDLSMFDEDDTRDWRTALHDWAVSYRAALTEHPNVVPVLARGPGRRPAGLRVADAVFGAMVRAGWPPAQATYIGALMRYFVTGSALGSFARGFVDDETAYDPADYPHLGQAHLLADRQQKVDEGAFETGLRALVDGLALQYETVRPAPKVH, from the coding sequence ATGGCCCGCCCACGCAAGCCCCTCCTCAGCAGGGAGCGCATCGTCGCGACCGCGAGCGCCCTCGTGGACTCCGAGGGGCTCGGGGCCGTCTCCACCCGTCGGCTCGCCGCCGAACTGGGGGTCAGCGGGCCCTCGCTCTACAACCACTTCCGCACCAAGGACGAGATCCTCGAAGCGGTCGCCGACGCCCTCTCCGCGCAGATCGACCTGTCGATGTTCGACGAGGACGACACCCGCGACTGGCGGACGGCGCTGCACGACTGGGCCGTCTCCTACCGAGCGGCCCTCACCGAGCACCCCAACGTGGTGCCGGTACTGGCACGGGGCCCCGGCCGCCGCCCCGCGGGGCTGCGGGTGGCCGACGCGGTGTTCGGCGCGATGGTCCGGGCGGGCTGGCCGCCCGCTCAGGCGACCTACATCGGGGCGCTGATGCGGTACTTCGTCACCGGCTCGGCGCTCGGCTCGTTCGCCCGCGGCTTCGTCGACGACGAGACGGCGTACGACCCGGCGGACTACCCGCACCTCGGGCAGGCCCATCTGCTCGCCGACCGGCAGCAGAAGGTCGACGAGGGCGCCTTCGAGACGGGGCTCAGGGCGCTGGTGGACGGCCTGGCGCTGCAGTACGAGACCGTTCGGCCCGCGCCTAAGGTTCACTGA
- a CDS encoding Zn-dependent alcohol dehydrogenase: MVRAAVLPAVGSPLEITDIELPEPGPGQVRVRLAAAGVCHSDLSLTNGTMRVPTPAVLGHEGAGTVVSVGEGVTHVAPGTGVVLNWAPSCGSCHPCRLGEVWLCVNALAGAGRVHARTADGTELHPGLNVAAFAEETVVAADCVLPVPDGIPLTDAALLGCAVLTGYGAIHHSARVRAGETVAVLGAGGVGLATLQSARIAGASVIVAVDVSPEKEELARAAGATEFVVASGTTAKDIRKLTGGSGVDVAVECVGRAVTIRTAWESTRRGGRTTVVGIGGKDQQVTFNALEIFHWGRTLSGCVYGNCDPAVDLPVLAGHVRAGRLDLAALVTERIALDGIPAAFENMIAGRGGRALVVF; this comes from the coding sequence GTGGTCCGCGCCGCCGTCCTGCCCGCTGTCGGTTCTCCCTTGGAGATCACCGACATCGAACTCCCCGAACCCGGCCCCGGCCAGGTGCGGGTCCGTCTCGCCGCCGCCGGGGTCTGCCACTCCGACCTCTCCCTCACCAACGGCACCATGCGGGTGCCCACCCCCGCCGTCCTCGGCCACGAGGGCGCGGGCACCGTCGTCTCCGTCGGCGAAGGCGTCACCCATGTCGCGCCCGGCACCGGCGTGGTGCTCAACTGGGCACCTTCCTGCGGAAGTTGCCACCCGTGCAGGCTGGGCGAGGTGTGGCTCTGCGTCAACGCGCTCGCGGGCGCGGGCCGTGTCCACGCCCGCACGGCCGACGGTACGGAGCTGCACCCGGGCCTGAACGTCGCGGCGTTCGCCGAGGAGACGGTCGTCGCCGCCGACTGCGTCCTCCCGGTGCCGGACGGCATCCCGCTCACCGATGCGGCGCTCCTCGGCTGCGCGGTCCTCACCGGGTACGGCGCGATCCACCACTCCGCGCGGGTCCGTGCGGGCGAGACGGTCGCGGTCCTCGGTGCCGGCGGTGTCGGGCTCGCCACGCTCCAGTCCGCCCGGATCGCCGGGGCGTCGGTGATCGTCGCGGTCGATGTCTCGCCGGAGAAGGAGGAGTTGGCGCGGGCGGCCGGAGCCACCGAGTTCGTGGTCGCGTCCGGCACGACGGCCAAGGACATCCGGAAGCTCACCGGCGGGTCCGGGGTGGATGTCGCCGTCGAGTGCGTCGGCCGCGCGGTGACGATCCGTACGGCCTGGGAGTCGACGCGGCGCGGTGGCCGCACCACGGTGGTCGGCATCGGCGGCAAGGACCAGCAGGTCACGTTCAACGCACTGGAGATCTTCCACTGGGGGCGCACCCTCTCCGGCTGCGTCTACGGGAACTGCGACCCGGCGGTGGACCTACCGGTGCTGGCCGGGCATGTGCGGGCGGGGCGCCTCGACCTGGCCGCGCTGGTCACCGAACGCATCGCGCTCGACGGGATTCCGGCCGCCTTCGAGAACATGATCGCGGGCAGGGGAGGCCGGGCGCTGGTGGTGTTCTGA
- a CDS encoding aldehyde dehydrogenase family protein gives MKAHDGMYIGGEWRAAAGQDTIAVVNPADEQVIGRVPAGTPQDVDTAVRAARAALPGWAATPPAERAARIAALRDALVARKDEIAETVTAELGSPLPFSQTVHAGLPALVAGSYAELAATYPFEEKVGNSTVLSEPVGVVGAITPWNYPLHQIVAKVAPALAAGCTVVLKPAEDTPLTAQLFAEATGEAGLPAGVFNLVTGTGPVAGQALAGHDGVDLVSFTGSTAVGRQIGAVAGAAVKRVALELGGKSANVILPSADLAKAVHVGIANVMGNSGQTCSAWTRMLVHRDQYEEAVALAAAAIGKYVPGERVGPLVNAKQQARVRGYIAKGVEEGARLVAGGPEAPLDRGYYVSPTLFADVTPEMTIAQEEIFGPVVSILRYEDEEDALRIANATVYGLAGAVWAADEAEAVAFARRMDTGQVDINGGRFNPRAPFGGYKQSGVGRELGSHGLAEYLQTKSLQF, from the coding sequence ATGAAGGCCCACGACGGGATGTACATCGGCGGCGAGTGGCGGGCCGCCGCGGGCCAGGACACCATCGCGGTGGTGAATCCCGCGGACGAGCAGGTCATCGGCCGGGTCCCGGCCGGTACGCCGCAGGACGTGGACACCGCGGTGCGGGCCGCCCGCGCGGCTCTCCCCGGCTGGGCCGCGACCCCGCCCGCCGAGCGGGCCGCGCGGATCGCCGCCCTGCGGGACGCCCTCGTCGCCCGCAAGGACGAGATCGCCGAGACCGTCACCGCGGAACTCGGCTCACCGCTGCCGTTCTCGCAGACGGTGCACGCGGGCCTGCCGGCCCTGGTCGCGGGGTCGTACGCCGAACTGGCCGCCACCTACCCCTTCGAGGAGAAGGTCGGCAACTCCACCGTCCTCTCCGAACCGGTCGGCGTCGTCGGCGCGATCACCCCCTGGAACTACCCGCTGCACCAGATCGTGGCCAAGGTGGCCCCGGCGCTCGCCGCGGGCTGCACGGTCGTACTGAAACCGGCCGAGGACACCCCGCTGACGGCCCAGCTGTTCGCCGAGGCCACCGGCGAAGCGGGCCTGCCCGCCGGGGTGTTCAACCTCGTCACCGGGACCGGTCCCGTCGCGGGCCAGGCCCTGGCCGGTCACGACGGCGTCGACCTGGTCTCCTTCACCGGGTCCACCGCCGTGGGCCGGCAGATCGGCGCGGTCGCGGGCGCGGCCGTCAAGCGGGTCGCCCTGGAACTCGGCGGCAAGTCCGCCAACGTGATCCTCCCGAGCGCCGACCTGGCCAAGGCCGTCCATGTCGGGATCGCCAACGTCATGGGCAACTCCGGCCAGACGTGCAGTGCCTGGACGCGGATGCTGGTCCACCGCGACCAGTACGAGGAGGCGGTGGCCCTCGCCGCCGCCGCGATCGGCAAGTACGTACCGGGCGAGCGGGTCGGGCCACTGGTCAACGCCAAGCAGCAGGCCCGCGTGCGCGGCTACATAGCGAAGGGCGTCGAGGAGGGCGCCCGGCTCGTGGCGGGCGGCCCCGAGGCGCCGCTGGACCGGGGCTACTACGTCAGCCCGACCCTCTTCGCCGATGTCACCCCGGAGATGACCATCGCGCAGGAGGAGATCTTCGGCCCGGTCGTCTCGATCCTCCGGTACGAGGACGAGGAGGACGCCCTGCGGATCGCGAACGCAACCGTCTACGGCCTCGCGGGCGCCGTCTGGGCCGCGGACGAGGCGGAGGCCGTCGCCTTCGCCCGGCGGATGGACACCGGTCAGGTCGACATCAACGGCGGCCGGTTCAACCCGCGTGCCCCCTTCGGCGGTTACAAGCAGTCCGGCGTCGGCCGCGAGCTCGGCTCGCACGGCCTCGCCGAGTACCTCCAGACCAAGTCGCTCCAGTTCTGA
- a CDS encoding ABC transporter ATP-binding protein, which yields MSRAISLRSVSKSYDRGVRAVDRVSLDVEPGEFLVLLGPSGCGKSTVLRMVAGLEDITEGELLLDGAYANHLPPGERGMAMVFQNFALYPSMTSRDNIGFPLRFEAPGEDSGPRVEATARMLGIEDILDRYPGQLSGGERQRVAMGRAISRRPSVFLMDEPLSNLDAKLRNHLRAEIAHLTRELGVTTVYVTHDQSEAMSLGDRVAVMRGGVLQQVSRPREAYGLPENVFVAAFIGTPRINLLQAVVHAPLEGAMSIDLGRQRLRLPEPLSTDHQLLRIQQGRQLIVGLRSEAVRIAPPSQARPGEVPISGLVEHLEYQGHEALVHLDTGSRPAVVPDLESPRAAPPSRRRRNPPPGVLNRIKARAERHVSGPVVVLDEPQAPRPVHAPDRPTLGGSDLVVRTSPDLRVRTGAQVPLLVDLAHLYVFDHYGRRICPAPADLPGLDV from the coding sequence ATGTCTCGCGCCATCTCTCTTCGCAGCGTCTCCAAGTCCTACGACCGTGGCGTCCGCGCCGTGGACCGTGTCTCCCTCGACGTGGAACCGGGCGAGTTCCTGGTGCTGCTGGGCCCCTCGGGATGCGGGAAGTCGACCGTCCTGCGCATGGTGGCCGGGCTGGAGGACATCACCGAGGGCGAGCTGCTGCTCGACGGCGCGTACGCCAACCACCTGCCGCCGGGAGAGCGCGGGATGGCCATGGTCTTCCAGAACTTCGCCCTCTACCCGAGCATGACCAGCCGCGACAACATCGGTTTCCCGCTCCGCTTCGAGGCACCCGGGGAGGACTCCGGCCCGCGGGTCGAGGCGACCGCCCGGATGCTCGGCATCGAGGACATCCTGGACCGCTACCCCGGCCAGCTCTCCGGCGGCGAACGGCAGCGCGTCGCCATGGGGCGGGCGATCTCGCGGCGCCCGTCGGTCTTCCTGATGGACGAGCCGCTGTCGAACCTCGACGCCAAGCTGCGCAACCATCTGCGGGCCGAGATCGCGCACCTCACCCGCGAGTTGGGTGTCACGACCGTGTACGTCACCCACGACCAGTCCGAGGCGATGTCACTCGGGGACCGGGTCGCGGTCATGCGCGGCGGGGTGCTCCAGCAGGTCAGTCGGCCACGTGAGGCGTACGGACTGCCGGAGAACGTCTTCGTCGCCGCGTTCATCGGCACCCCGCGCATCAATCTGCTGCAGGCCGTCGTGCACGCGCCGCTGGAGGGCGCGATGTCGATCGATCTCGGCCGGCAGCGGCTGCGGCTGCCCGAACCGCTCAGTACCGACCACCAGTTGCTCCGGATCCAGCAGGGCAGACAGCTCATCGTGGGCCTGCGCTCGGAGGCCGTACGGATCGCTCCGCCCAGCCAGGCCCGCCCCGGCGAGGTCCCGATCAGCGGTCTGGTCGAGCACCTGGAGTACCAGGGGCACGAGGCGCTGGTGCACCTCGACACCGGCTCGCGGCCCGCCGTCGTACCCGACCTGGAGTCGCCCCGCGCAGCCCCGCCGTCGCGGCGCCGCAGGAACCCCCCGCCGGGCGTACTGAACCGGATCAAGGCGCGTGCCGAGCGGCACGTCTCGGGACCCGTCGTGGTCCTCGACGAGCCCCAGGCCCCCCGCCCGGTGCACGCCCCGGACCGGCCCACGCTCGGGGGAAGCGACCTGGTGGTGCGCACCAGCCCCGATCTCCGGGTGCGGACCGGCGCGCAGGTGCCGCTCCTCGTCGACCTCGCCCACCTGTACGTCTTCGACCACTACGGGCGCAGGATCTGCCCGGCGCCGGCGGACCTGCCCGGACTCGACGTCTGA
- a CDS encoding molybdopterin oxidoreductase family protein, producing the protein MLAPDEVPATSAVRTAPRICPLCEATCGLTLTIEGTSVTGARGDRDDVFSRGFICPKGASFGELDADPDRLRAPLIRQGGALRQAGWQEAFDLIAERMRPLIQEHGPHAVGVVLGNPNVHTVAGALYPPALLAALGTHSLFTASTLDQMPKHVSSGLLFGDPLAIAVPDLDRTDHLLLLGANPLESNGSLCTAGDFPGRLKALRRRGGTLTVVDPRRTRTAKMADRHLAIRPGADALLLAALVHTLFDEKLTALGALTDHVQDLDEVEQAVRDFTPEAVAGPCDLDAVTIRTLARDLAAAPTAAVYGRVGSSTVEFGTLANWLVDVLNILTGNLDRPGGVLFPLSATGRAPRPAAPGKGFELGRWRSRVSGHPEAKGELPMTALAEEIETPGEGQIRALISIAANPVLSAPDGERLDRALAGLDFMVSIDPYLNETSRHADVVLPPPPPSQSAHFDFVFNALAVRNQVRYSRPAVPLDPGLLDESEIHARLILALGEMHGSDPAQVDAAIIGRTLSRAGAPAELAGQLTGRTGPERRLDLMLRLGPYGLTLDQLVDQPHGIDLGPLRPRVPEVLRTRSGRIELLPAPLAADLPRLRRSLTARPAPLVLVGRRHLRSNNSWMHNLPALNGGSNVCTLQIAPQDAARLGLTDGDRARVRSAGGELDVPVEVTDAVRAGVVSLPHGWGHDRKGTRTAVAAARPGVNVNQLLDGSLIDPLSGTAVLNGFPVEVERSVQAIPNPSVCG; encoded by the coding sequence GTGCTCGCACCTGACGAGGTACCCGCCACCAGCGCGGTCCGTACCGCTCCGCGTATCTGCCCGCTCTGCGAAGCCACCTGCGGACTCACCCTCACCATCGAGGGGACCAGCGTCACCGGGGCCCGCGGTGACCGTGACGACGTCTTCAGCCGCGGCTTCATCTGCCCCAAGGGCGCCTCGTTCGGCGAGCTCGACGCCGACCCCGACCGGCTGCGCGCCCCGCTGATCCGTCAGGGCGGCGCCCTCCGGCAGGCGGGCTGGCAGGAGGCCTTCGACCTGATCGCCGAGCGGATGCGGCCGTTGATCCAGGAGCACGGTCCGCACGCCGTGGGCGTCGTCCTCGGCAACCCGAACGTCCACACCGTCGCCGGGGCCCTCTACCCGCCCGCCCTGCTCGCCGCGCTGGGCACCCACAGCCTCTTCACCGCGAGCACCCTCGACCAGATGCCGAAACACGTGTCCAGCGGACTGCTCTTCGGCGATCCGCTCGCCATCGCGGTGCCCGACCTGGACCGTACGGACCACCTGCTGCTCCTCGGCGCCAACCCCCTGGAGTCCAACGGCAGTCTGTGCACCGCCGGGGACTTCCCCGGCAGACTCAAGGCGCTCCGCCGCCGCGGCGGCACCCTCACCGTCGTCGACCCCCGCCGGACGCGCACGGCGAAAATGGCGGACCGGCATCTCGCCATCCGGCCCGGCGCCGACGCCCTGCTGCTCGCCGCCCTCGTCCACACCCTCTTCGACGAGAAGCTCACCGCCCTCGGAGCGCTCACCGACCACGTCCAGGACCTGGACGAAGTCGAGCAAGCCGTACGGGACTTCACCCCCGAAGCCGTCGCCGGGCCCTGCGACCTGGACGCCGTCACGATCCGTACCCTCGCCCGCGACCTCGCCGCCGCTCCCACGGCCGCCGTCTACGGCCGGGTCGGCAGCAGCACCGTCGAGTTCGGCACCCTGGCCAACTGGCTGGTCGACGTGCTCAACATCCTCACCGGCAACCTCGACCGGCCGGGCGGCGTCCTCTTCCCGCTCTCCGCCACCGGCCGGGCACCGCGCCCCGCGGCCCCCGGCAAGGGCTTCGAACTCGGCCGCTGGCGGAGCAGGGTGAGCGGACACCCCGAGGCCAAGGGCGAACTGCCCATGACCGCGCTGGCCGAGGAGATCGAGACACCCGGCGAGGGGCAGATCCGCGCCCTGATCTCCATCGCCGCGAATCCGGTGCTCTCCGCACCCGACGGGGAGCGCCTCGACCGGGCTCTGGCCGGGCTCGACTTCATGGTGAGCATCGACCCGTACCTCAACGAGACCTCGCGCCACGCGGATGTGGTGCTGCCCCCGCCGCCGCCCTCGCAGAGTGCCCACTTCGACTTCGTCTTCAACGCGCTGGCCGTGCGCAACCAGGTCCGCTACTCACGGCCCGCCGTGCCCCTCGACCCGGGGCTGCTCGACGAGAGCGAGATCCACGCCCGGCTGATCCTGGCCCTGGGGGAGATGCACGGCAGCGACCCCGCCCAGGTCGACGCCGCGATCATCGGCCGGACGCTCAGCAGGGCGGGCGCACCCGCGGAACTGGCCGGGCAGCTCACCGGGCGAACCGGGCCCGAACGGCGCCTCGATCTGATGCTGCGCCTGGGCCCGTACGGCCTCACCCTCGACCAGCTCGTGGACCAGCCGCACGGAATCGATCTGGGACCGCTGCGGCCACGCGTACCGGAGGTGCTCAGGACCCGCAGCGGGCGCATCGAACTCCTCCCGGCCCCCCTCGCGGCCGATCTGCCCCGGCTGCGCCGCTCGCTGACCGCGCGGCCCGCGCCGCTGGTCCTCGTCGGCCGCCGTCATCTGCGCTCCAACAACAGCTGGATGCACAACCTTCCGGCCCTCAACGGCGGCTCCAACGTCTGCACCCTCCAGATCGCTCCGCAGGACGCCGCCCGGCTCGGACTCACCGACGGCGACCGGGCCAGGGTCCGTTCGGCGGGCGGCGAACTCGATGTACCGGTGGAGGTGACCGACGCGGTCAGGGCCGGAGTGGTGAGCCTGCCGCACGGCTGGGGGCACGACAGGAAGGGCACCCGGACGGCCGTCGCAGCCGCCCGCCCCGGGGTCAATGTGAACCAGTTGCTCGACGGTTCCCTGATCGATCCGCTTTCCGGGACCGCTGTGCTGAACGGATTCCCGGTCGAGGTGGAAAGGTCCGTTCAGGCCATTCCCAACCCCTCGGTATGCGGTTAG
- a CDS encoding TetR family transcriptional regulator, whose translation MEPMPDPNALRRVPVQQRSAERLTRILDACAEILDEGGYEQLTTRAVAARAAVPIGSVYRFFGNKRAMADALAQRNLDGYADRVADRLSAVPPADWRGVIDTVLDEYLGMRRTVPGFAFVDFGGPGAVDEPNPKVADRLSELLAAHLGRAADGRLRRKVLVGVEATDALLQLAFRAQPSGDTELIGETRELLYAYLAPVLD comes from the coding sequence ATGGAGCCCATGCCCGATCCGAACGCGCTCCGTCGCGTCCCCGTCCAGCAGCGCAGTGCCGAGCGGCTGACCCGGATACTCGACGCCTGCGCGGAGATCCTCGACGAGGGCGGGTACGAGCAGCTGACCACCCGTGCCGTCGCCGCGCGGGCCGCCGTCCCCATCGGCTCCGTCTACCGTTTCTTCGGCAACAAGCGCGCCATGGCCGACGCCCTGGCCCAGCGCAATCTGGACGGCTACGCGGACCGGGTCGCCGACCGGCTGAGCGCCGTCCCGCCGGCGGACTGGCGTGGTGTGATCGACACCGTGCTGGACGAGTACCTCGGTATGCGGCGTACCGTCCCCGGCTTCGCGTTCGTCGACTTCGGCGGACCAGGGGCCGTGGACGAACCCAATCCGAAGGTCGCCGACCGCCTTTCGGAACTGCTCGCCGCCCACCTCGGCCGCGCGGCGGACGGCAGGCTGCGCCGCAAGGTTCTCGTGGGCGTCGAGGCCACCGACGCCCTGCTCCAACTCGCCTTCCGCGCCCAGCCGTCGGGGGACACCGAGCTGATCGGGGAGACCCGGGAACTGCTGTACGCATACCTCGCGCCGGTGCTGGACTGA